DNA sequence from the Sulfurimonas sp. HSL3-7 genome:
GTGGCGCAAAAGGCAAGAAAATGAAAAAAGAGATTCACCCTACATCGGTTGAGTGTAAAGTATCTTGTGCTTGTGGTAACGAATTTGTTACTAAAAGTACGAAAGACGAACTACGTGTCGATATCTGTAACGAATGCCACCCGTTCTTTACCGGTTCTGAGAAGATCGTAGATACTGCCGGACGTATTGAGAAATTCAAAGCACGTTACGCACAGAAATAATCTAAGAGTAAGCATTGCTTACCCTTGTCCCTACTCCTATCGGCAATATCGGCGATATCTCGCTGCGCGCCATGGAAACGCTTTCACAAGCAGATATCCTGCTCTGTGAAGACACCCGAATCACCAAAAAACTTCTTAATATCCTGGATACGCGCTATAACCTGGAACGTCGTGAACAAGAATTTATCTCCCTGCATTCGCATAATGAGAAAGATTTTGTTGACAAACTGGAACCCTCATTTTTTGAACAGAATGTTGTCTATGTGAGTGATGCGGGGATGCCGGGTATCAGCGATCCGGGGCAGACTCTGGTGCGTTATTGTATTGACAACGGGATCAAGTATGATATCCTGCCCGGGGCCAATGCGGTCTTGACCGCATTTGTCGCGAGCGGCTTTGTCGCAACGCAAATGCTCTTTTTCGGATTTCTGCCGCACAAAGGGAGCGATCGCAGCACAGCACTGCAAGAGGCACTGTTTAACGGCTATACAACGGTACTCTATGAAGCACCGCACCGCTTGATGAAACTGCTTGATGAACTGGCCTTGGAAGCACCTGAACGCCGCCTCTTTTTAGCGAAAGAGCTGACCAAAAAGTATCAGAGCTATCTGCACGGTACGGCTGCCGAGATCAGATCAAAGATCCCGGCACCGGTCAAAGGGGAGTGGGTTGTCGTTATCGAAGCAGGTGAAACCCATCGCTCCAGCATTAGCGAACGTGATATCCTGGCCTTTGATCTTCCTATCAAAGTGGCCTCAAAATTGATCGCAAAGATTACCGGAGAACATCCAAAAGCCTGTTATCAGCGTTTACTGGGCGAAAAGAAACAGTAGCCGAAAGCTCTTCGTCCCGCCAAAAAAACAGATGCTTTTACGCCTCTTTAAGCCCATAAAATCCCGCCTTGCACGAACGATATAACACAAAAATATTTTTCTCACATTTTTAAAAGAAATTTTTGGATAAAATCATCGGATGTTAATCTATGGAAAACAACCAGTTTATTATCTTCTTGAGAAGTACCCGCACCGTATTGAGACGCTCTATCTAGCAAAAGAGCTGGAAAAAAAAGAGTACTCGCGCCTTATGCGGATGGGTGTTACTATCAAACGTATACCGCCCGAGGCTGCTCAGAAAATGGCTAAAAACGGAAACCATCAGGGGTTTCTGGCCGATATAGATGGGGTTGAAGTCAAAAGCCTTGAGGCCCTGCGCACCAAACCGTTTATTGTCATTTTAAGCGGCATCACTGATGTCGGGAATATCGGCGCCATTATCCGAAGTGCTTATGCCCTTGGGGTTGACGGTATCGTCGTATGCGGCATAAAGCATCTAAACCTTGAAGCTATAGTCCGCAGCTCATCGGGTGCGATCTTTGACATGCCGATAGCGATCGTCAATAATGTCCACGATGTACTGAATGATCTGAAGACCTCAGGTTACTATATCTATGGTGCCGTAATGGACGGAGAAGACATCAACGGTGCGAATATCACTTATAAAAGAGCCTTGGTCTTGGGCAATGAGTCAGAGGGGCTTTCTAATCGCGTGGTTGAAAAACTTGATTATCCGGTGAGCATTAAAATGGCACACGGTTTTGATTCGCTCAATGTCAGTGCCGCCGGCGCAATTTTAATGGATAGGATGCGTTAGTGATGGATGATTTTGAAAAGCTTCAGGAGTTAGGCAGCAAGAAGATCGCCTCAGCAACACACATTCCGGTGGCGCATGTAGAGGCGATCTTGAATAAAGAGTTCACGCTTTTTGCAAAGGCACAGTTCTTTGGCTTTCTCTCCATACTCGAGCGCGAATATAAAGTCGACCTTTCAGCACTAAAGCAGGAGTACCTTTTTGCGCGGGCGCAGGAAGAGATGGCGCACGAGAGCAGTTTTGAGATTCCCGAAACGGCCCCAAAGCTGTTTGAAAAGAAAAAAGTTCTCTATGGGGCTTCAGCGGTTGCTGTTGTTCTTGTGCTGATCCTGCTGTTTACTTTCATCGATTTTTCGGTACCTGAAGAGGCGAAGATAGAGATCAACAATACGGCAATAGATCAGGCGAAAAAGAATTTGAATCTGGAACCTGTTCATGCGGCTAATGTTGATGAGCCGATCAAAGACAACGAGGTCGAATCGGCCGAGTTCGGACAAGACGTTTCGGAGAGCAACGCGACGGCTGTGCCTGACAGCCAGGCACAGCAAGTGAGTGCACAGCTCCAGCAGGAACCACTCAACGGTCCGGAACCGACGGTACCGCTCTACTTACGTATCGTTCCGCATGGAAAGCTGTGGCTGGGTATTATCGATGCAGAGACGCATAAACGCAAAGTAAAGATCATTACTGAGCCTCTTGATCTTGACGGGAAAAAAGAGTGGCTTATCATGACCGGATACGGTTATCTTGACATGGAGTGTGGCGATACAACAAAAAAATATAGAGTAAATGACAAACTGCTCTTTTTATATGAGAGCGGCGTTTGTCATAAGATTGATGAAGATGAGTTCAAAGCGCGGAATAAAGGTAAATTGTGGTGAAAAAGCTGCTGCTTGTTTTGGTCTTGGCCCTCTCGGTTTTTGCACAGGAAGTGATAGAAGAAGAGCTTCTTGACGAGAAGATCATCTCTTTTATCGGCGAAGAGTCTTATTCAAAAAACAGAGATTACATTCATATTATCTTTAGAGATACAAAAAATTTTTACACGAAAGAGCATATCAATGTCGTAAAAGTTGTTGAGACGCTGCAGGAAAATGGGTTGCTGCACCTCTTCTTTGAAGAGCCGCAGCAGTATGAGATGACCTTTCATTCAACCGGTTCGCCGCTCTTTTTTGTCAAGTTGATGGGTGACACCCTGCGCTCTATGGGGTATTACCGCTATGTGACGAAAGAGTCGAAAAATGATGAAAGTGGTTTTGAGTGGACTATTTCACTCGAAGCGGAGTATGTGACGGACCCGGTACTGTTACGTAAAGAGCTTTCAACGTGCGGATGTGACATCATCGATATTGTACGCAACTCCGCAACGGATTGGCACTATGATATCGACACCTCAAAAGCACATCTTAAAGTCGATCAGCTTGAAATTGGAAAGAAGAAAAAATACAGTCGTCTTCAATATGCCAAGTGGCTTGATGTCGATCATATCAAATCGATGCAGATCAAAAGCCACAGGGCAAATTTCTGGTACCCGTATATCGCACTTTATGACAGCTCACTGCGACTGTTAAAGGTGATAAAGCAAGATGAAGAGACAAGCGAATTTAATTTGAATTTACCGCAGGAAACACGCTATATAAGGGTCAGTGACCTTTACACAATAACAAATATCAGATATGGACTTGAATTTAGTCCTTCCGGGAAAAAATAGGAGAAACAATGTTTAATGAAATTCAGTTTGACCGAATACAGAGACTTCCGAAGTACGTATTCGCCGAAGTTAACGAATTGAAAATGTATGAACGTCGTGCAGGTGCTGACGTCATCGACTTTTCTATGGGTAACCCTGACGGTGACACGCCGGAGCATATTCGCGAAAAACTTATTGAGTCGGCGCAAAAGACAAAAACACACGGTTATTCAGACTCCAAAGGGATCATCAAATTGCGCAAGGCAATCTGTGACTGGTATAAAGAGCGCTATGAGGTCGATCTGGACCCGGTAACCGAAGCGGTAGCGACCATGGGCTCAAAAGAGGGCTATGCCCACCTTGCATACGCCATTACCAACCCCGGTGATGTGATCGTCGTACCGGACCCGACCTATCCGATCCACTCCTACGGTTTCGTTCTTGCCGGCGGCAATGTCCAGAAGATGGAACTGCCGTTTGACGAAGATTATAATGTGGATGAAGATCAGTTCTTTGTGAACCTTGAAACAGCGTTCAAAGACTCTTTCGTCAAGCCGAAATATGTGGTGGTCAACTTTCCTCACAACCCGTCGTCAGCTACGGTGACGCCGGAGTTTTACACGCGTCTGGTCGCTCTGGCGAAGAAAGAGCGTTTTTACATCATCTCCGATATCGCGTACGGCGATATTACGTTCCGCGGCTATAAGACGCCGTCGATCATGAGCGTACCGGGAGCCAAGGATGTGGCAGTGGAAAGCTTCACCCTTTCGAAAAGCTACAATATGGCGGGCTGGCGTGTCGGCTTCTTTGTCGGGAACCCCAAGCTGATCGGAGCACTTCAGAAGATCAAATCGTGGCTGGACTACGGTATGTTCACCCCGATCCAGGTGGCGGCTACGGTTGCTTTGACCGGCGATCAGAGCTGTGTCGAAGAGATCGTCAACAAGTATGACAAACGACAGGATGTGCTGGTCGAAACCTTCAACCGTGCAGGCTGGCCGGTAAAACTCAACCGTGCCTCCATGTTTGTCTGGGCGAAGATCCCCGAATGCGCTGCGCATCTGGGTTCACTGGAGTTCAGCAAGCGTCTATTGGTCGAAGCACAGGTCGCGGTCGCTCCTGGCATCGGCTTCGGCGAATACGGTGAGGGGTATGTCCGTATCGCATTGATCGAGAACGAAAACCGTATCCGTCAGGCCGGTAAAAATATCAAACGCTTTTTACAGCAGTTTGAAGAGGAAAATATTGATGGTTAAAGTCGGTGTAATCGGTGTCGGAACAGTTGGAACATCCGTTGTAAAGATTCTTAATGACAACAAAGAGATGATCACGGCACGTGCAGGCCGTGAAGTGATCGTGACCTCAGGCGTGGTCAAGAACCTTGCAAAAGAGAGAGGGCTTGATATCAAGCTCACCGATAATCCGTACGATATCGTCAACGATCCTGAGATCGATGTGGTCGTTGAACTGATGGGCGGCGTGGATGAGGCGTTCGAAGTGGTCAAAACGGCCTTGCAAAACGGCAAGGCCGTTGTCACAGCCAACAAGGCGCTTCTCGCCTATCATCGTTACGAACTTCAGGATATCGCCAAAGATCTTCCCTTCGAATTCGAAGCGAGTGTCGCCGGGGGGATCCCGATCATTAATGCTCTCCGTGACGGCCTTTCAGCGAACCATATCGAGTCGATCGTCGGCATTATGAACGGGACATCGAATTACATGATGACCAAGATGACAGATGACGGTGTCGCTTACGATGCGATTCTGAAAGAGTCCCAGGAACTGGGTTATGCCGAAGCGGACCCGACCTTCGATGTCGGCGGATTTGATGCCGCACACAAACTTCTCATCCTTGCCTCTATCGCCTACGGGATCGATGCCAAACCGGAAGATATCCTGATCGAGGGGATAGAGAATGTGACCCAGGACGATATTGCCTTTGCCAAGGAGTTCGGTTACGCCGTAAAACTGCTTGCGATCGCCAAACGTGACGGTGATGAAGTGGAGCTGCGCGTCCATGCCGCTCTGATCTCCAAAGATGAGATGATCGCCAAAATCGACGGCGTGATGAACGGCATCAGTGTCGTAGGCGACAAAGTGGGCGAGACACTCTACTACGGTCCGGGTGCCGGCGGCGATGCGACAGCGAGTGCCGTTGTGGCCAATATTATCGATATCGTCCGTTCGGGCAAATCGGCACCGATGCTCGGGTTTAACAAACCTTTGGAACATGGATTGACGCTAAAAGCCAAAGATGCCATTGCATCGAAATATTACATGCGTTTCAACGTGATGGACAAACCGGGTGTCCTGGCCAAGATCACAGCGCTCTTCAGTGAGCATGATATCTCCATCGAGACTATTTTGCAGCGCCCGTCCGGTTCGGAATCGGTCAACCTCCTGCTCTCGACGCATATGGCTGTTGAACGAAACATTCAGGATGTGATTTCCGTCGTTAAAACACTCGATTTTGTGATGGCTGACCCGGTTATGATCCGTATCGTCTAAGAACGATATTTTGGTAGAGTCCCTTCTTGAGAGAGGGGCTGTTTTTACCTCAAACCGATAGTAATTTTTTTCTTCTGAAACCCCTTTGGTAACCCCAGTATTTTTAAACTTATTAAGTCATGACACTGTAAACTCTGAATGATAAAAATACTCAATAGTGCAGAATCGCTATCTTTACGTCTGTAGTCTTTAGTATTTAACTTCTCAATGGGGCAAAACCGTGGAAACAATCGATAGTGTATGTACATATTGTGGTGTAGGGTGTGATATTGCGGCAAATGTCGAAGACAATAAAATCGTCAAGATTTTTGCCCATCCGGACGGGGTCGTATCGCAAGGGAAGCTCTGTATCAAAGGCAAGTACGGTTTTGACTTTGTCGATTCAGAAGAGCGGCTGCGAATACCGCGCATCAAAAAGAGCTTTTTAGAGAAGAACCCAGCTATCAAAGAGGCGATCGGTTCGAAACTGAACGATTTTGATGCCGTCTGGTATGAAACGGATCTCGATACGGCGACAACGGCCGCGGCTATGAAACTGAAAGAGATTCAGGCGAAGTACGGCAGAAAATCGGTCTGTTCCATCGGCGGGGCGAGAACCTCATGCGAGAACTCTTATCTGTTCCAAAAGTTCACCCGTCATACACTGAACTCGCCGCATGTCGATAACTGTGCGAGGGTCTGTCATTCACCGTCGCTTAAAGGAATGCGTACGACCATAGGGGAGGGTGCCGCGACCAATCCGTACAATGACATCTACAATACGGAATTTATGATCGTTATCGGTTCGAACACCACCGAAGCACACCCGATCATCTCAAACCGTATCCTGGATGTTGCAAGGGAACATGATAATCTGGCTGTCTTTGATGTCCGGGAGATCAAGCTTCACCGTTTTGCCAAGTACAAAGCGATCATGCCGCATGAGGCGAATCTGCTGGTGTTGAACATGCTGGCCTATGTCATCATCGACGAAGAGTTGTATGCGGAAGATTTTATCGCCGAGCGGACAACAGGGTTTTTGGCGTTCAAAGAGAAGATACTGAACGATCCTTATGCCAACCCGGACTATTTCAATGAGATAGAGGGGTACGAATATATGGCGAAGATGATCCGCAAGGTGGCCCGTGAGTATGCCCTTAAAAAATCGATGATCTTCTGGGGTCTGGGTATCACGGAACATCTGGATGGCTCGTACGCCGTTATGGCGATCACCCACCTTGCCCTAATGACCGGCAACATCGGCAAAAGCGGTGCCGGATTGATGCCGCTTCGCGGACAGAACAATGTTCAGGGCACCTGCGACATGGGGATGCTGCCGTATTACGATCCGGACTATCAAACGCCTAAAGAGGTGGGCCTGATGACGCCGCAACTGGTGGATGAGATGCTCGAAGGACGCGTTAAAGCGGTGCTGAACATGGGCGAGGATCTGACCCATATCCATCCGAATCTCAACAAGATCGAACGTGCGATCGAAAACCTCGAACTGATCATGGTCCAAGAGCTGTTCATGACTGATATCGCCCAGAAAGCGGATATCGTCATCGGCGTCAAGTCGGCCTATGAGAAGACGGGTGTCTATATCAATGCGATGCGCCGTCTGCACCTGTCGCAGCCGCTTGTCAAATCGGACCTGCCGGATGACTGGGAAGTGCTGAAACAGCTGGACAATAAAATGGGCGGTGACGCTGCGTATACCAGTTCGAAAGATATCTGGGAAGAGGTACAGCGTGTTGCCTACCGCCGTTTCAGCGGGGCGGACTATATCCGTTTGGAACGTCATCGAAAACGTGGTCTGCAATGGCCGGTACACACGGAAGATACCCCAATCCTGCACCAACTGGATTTCCGTACGGAAGACGGGCTGGGTCGGTTTCATTACAAACAGTATGAACTGCGTGGCATGGTTGAAGAGATCAGAAGTAAAAAACTGACGGGCTACCATTTGACGACAGGAAGAACGATCGCGCACTACAACAACGCGGCGCAAACAAAGCAGACCGAAGCATTGATGGACCGCTACAGTGAAGATATCCTGTTGGTCTGTGAAGAGGATGCGGCGGATTTCCCAAGCGAAAAAGTAATCTTGCAGACCGAGTACGGCAAGACAAATCCGCTGACGATCAAACTGACGGACAAGGTCAAACCTAAAACACTCTTTACGACATTCCACCATGCCGATTCGCGCATCAATGCACTATTTGGTGATAAATGTGATGAATTGATCCTGACCGCGGCATTCAAGTCGATCAAAGTCGAGGTTGTTCCGGTTCCTTAAACCATGAGACGGCAAGGCAGTCAACCGTAAGTTTTGACATGCTTCTCACCTGTTTTGAAAGGATGATGCGATGAGCCGAAACAAGGGATATGCCGAAAAGAAGTGTGCTGAATGCACGCTTTTTACGGATAAAGTAAGATTAAATGGGAGGCCGACGTGAGTCGAGCCAAAGGATATGCCGTAAAGAAGTGTGCTGAATGCACGCTTTTTACGGATAAAGTAAGATTAAATGGGAGGCCGACGTGAGTCGAGCCAAAGGATATGCCGTAAAGAAGTGTGCTGAATGCACGCTTTTTACGGATAAAGTAAGATTAAATGGGAGGCCGACGTGAGTCGAGCCAAAGGAACCATAGCTGAAGAAAAGGCGTGCGAGTTTCTGCGTGAACACGACTTTGATATCATTGACCGCAATGTCTACAGCCGCTATGGTGAAATTGATATCATCGCGCTTAAAGAAGATGTATTGCATTTTGTTGAAGTGAAAAGTGCCACTGCGTATGACAGTGCCGTTCAAAACATCACCCCTGTCAAGCTGCAGCGTTTTCTGCTGACAGTAGCGAGCTATCTTAAAAAACACAAGCTTGATATGGCGTATTGCGTCGACGGTGTTATTGTGACGCCGGATACGGTGACGCATATAGAAAATATTACGCTGTAGGTAATCTTAAGTCAATATTAAAAAATTACAATAATCAAAGCAAGCATAGATTGCCTTTTTTTAAATAGGATAAAATTTCTCTGATTTATATCTCAGAAGGTAACGTTTTTCTTTTTTTAACATAGGATAACAGTGTCTAAATAAAAAATTAACTGAAGAAGAGATATAATATTTTCATAAATTCATAACAAGAGGTAATCTCATGGCTAAATATATTGAAGCAACATCTGCAGATTTCGATGCAACAATCGCTGAAGGCGTAACAATGGTAGATTTCTGGGCTCCATGGTGTGGACCGTGTCGTATGATCGCACCGGTAGTTGAAGAGCTTGCAGAAGATTTTGACGGCAAAGCTAAAATCGTTAAAATCAACACTGACGAAGAGCAGGACATTGCTGTTAAGTACGGTGTTCGCTCTATCCCGACAATCATCTTCTTTAAAGATGGTCAACAAGTCGATATGATGGTCGGTGCAGCTTCTAAAGATGCATTCGCGTCAAAGATTAACTCTCTTCTCTAATCTTTACAAACGTAAACGGTTGTTCAAGCCAAGGGGTGAAAGCTCTTTGGCTTTTTTTATGCCTATTTTTCACGTTAAAGAGCTAGTTGCCGCTTACTAACGCCCCTTCGTCCTCTCAACTTATAGGACACCTCTTTTCCCTCCCTGCGGGCAACACAGAGAAACATACACGCTGTGTTGGTGAGACTGACTAGGGTTTTTAGAGTTCCCCTTAAGACAATCTGAATTATTCAAATGACAAAGAGTCTCTTTAGTAGTAAACGGGTATTATTTTAAACAAAATTGCAGTGATGAATTTAAAAGGAACCAAGATGTTGGATTGTGCGATTATTGGTGGTGGACCGGCAGGTTTAACGGCAGGATTATATACAACTCGCGGCGGTTTGGCAAATGTGACAATGTTTGAAAAAGGGATGCCCGGCGGACAGATCACACAGAGTTCCGAGATCGAAAACTACCCTGGTGTCACAGGTGAAATCACAGGGATGGATCTGATGATGCCGTGGCCGGAGCAGTGCCAGCGCTTCGGACTCAAGCACGAAATGGTCGAAGTCAAACGTGTCAGTCAAAAAGAAGACGGCACCTTTGTCATCCTCAAAGAGAACGGCGAAACAGAAGAGGCCCTCTCTGTCATCGTCGGTACGGGTTCAACACCGAGACGTGCCGGTTTCAAAGGCGAGGACCTGTTTTTCGGAAAAGGGGTCAGTACCTGTGCCACCTGTGACGGATTCTTTTACAAGGGCAAGGAGGTCGCGGTTGTCGGCGGCGGCGATACCGCTCTCGAGGAGGCCCTCTATTTAGCCAAGCTCTGCAGCAGAGTCTATCTGATACATCGACGTGACCGTTTCCGTGCGTCACCCAACACCATTGAACGTGTCAAGAAAACAGAGAACATCGAGCTGATCGTCAATGCCTGTGTGGATGAAGTCGTCGGCGATGCAATGGGCGTAACGGGGGTGCATATGATTATCAATGACGGAACGCTACGCCAGCTAGACGTGCCGGGTATCTTTGTCTTTGTCGGCAATGATGTCAACAACCAGGTGTTGATGCAGGAAGACGGCACTTTTTTATGCGATATGACCGAATCCGGCGAAGTTATTGTCGATATTTCGATGCGGACTTCGGTACCGGGCCTTTATGCGGTGGGCGATATGCGTATAGCGGCACCGAAACAGGTCGTATCGGCTGCAGGTGACGGAGCGGTAGCAGCGCTGCAGGC
Encoded proteins:
- the rpmE gene encoding 50S ribosomal protein L31, encoding MKKEIHPTSVECKVSCACGNEFVTKSTKDELRVDICNECHPFFTGSEKIVDTAGRIEKFKARYAQK
- the rsmI gene encoding 16S rRNA (cytidine(1402)-2'-O)-methyltransferase, producing the protein MLTLVPTPIGNIGDISLRAMETLSQADILLCEDTRITKKLLNILDTRYNLERREQEFISLHSHNEKDFVDKLEPSFFEQNVVYVSDAGMPGISDPGQTLVRYCIDNGIKYDILPGANAVLTAFVASGFVATQMLFFGFLPHKGSDRSTALQEALFNGYTTVLYEAPHRLMKLLDELALEAPERRLFLAKELTKKYQSYLHGTAAEIRSKIPAPVKGEWVVVIEAGETHRSSISERDILAFDLPIKVASKLIAKITGEHPKACYQRLLGEKKQ
- the rlmB gene encoding 23S rRNA (guanosine(2251)-2'-O)-methyltransferase RlmB, with translation MLIYGKQPVYYLLEKYPHRIETLYLAKELEKKEYSRLMRMGVTIKRIPPEAAQKMAKNGNHQGFLADIDGVEVKSLEALRTKPFIVILSGITDVGNIGAIIRSAYALGVDGIVVCGIKHLNLEAIVRSSSGAIFDMPIAIVNNVHDVLNDLKTSGYYIYGAVMDGEDINGANITYKRALVLGNESEGLSNRVVEKLDYPVSIKMAHGFDSLNVSAAGAILMDRMR
- a CDS encoding LL-diaminopimelate aminotransferase — encoded protein: MFNEIQFDRIQRLPKYVFAEVNELKMYERRAGADVIDFSMGNPDGDTPEHIREKLIESAQKTKTHGYSDSKGIIKLRKAICDWYKERYEVDLDPVTEAVATMGSKEGYAHLAYAITNPGDVIVVPDPTYPIHSYGFVLAGGNVQKMELPFDEDYNVDEDQFFVNLETAFKDSFVKPKYVVVNFPHNPSSATVTPEFYTRLVALAKKERFYIISDIAYGDITFRGYKTPSIMSVPGAKDVAVESFTLSKSYNMAGWRVGFFVGNPKLIGALQKIKSWLDYGMFTPIQVAATVALTGDQSCVEEIVNKYDKRQDVLVETFNRAGWPVKLNRASMFVWAKIPECAAHLGSLEFSKRLLVEAQVAVAPGIGFGEYGEGYVRIALIENENRIRQAGKNIKRFLQQFEEENIDG
- a CDS encoding homoserine dehydrogenase, whose product is MVKVGVIGVGTVGTSVVKILNDNKEMITARAGREVIVTSGVVKNLAKERGLDIKLTDNPYDIVNDPEIDVVVELMGGVDEAFEVVKTALQNGKAVVTANKALLAYHRYELQDIAKDLPFEFEASVAGGIPIINALRDGLSANHIESIVGIMNGTSNYMMTKMTDDGVAYDAILKESQELGYAEADPTFDVGGFDAAHKLLILASIAYGIDAKPEDILIEGIENVTQDDIAFAKEFGYAVKLLAIAKRDGDEVELRVHAALISKDEMIAKIDGVMNGISVVGDKVGETLYYGPGAGGDATASAVVANIIDIVRSGKSAPMLGFNKPLEHGLTLKAKDAIASKYYMRFNVMDKPGVLAKITALFSEHDISIETILQRPSGSESVNLLLSTHMAVERNIQDVISVVKTLDFVMADPVMIRIV
- a CDS encoding molybdopterin-dependent oxidoreductase, with the translated sequence METIDSVCTYCGVGCDIAANVEDNKIVKIFAHPDGVVSQGKLCIKGKYGFDFVDSEERLRIPRIKKSFLEKNPAIKEAIGSKLNDFDAVWYETDLDTATTAAAMKLKEIQAKYGRKSVCSIGGARTSCENSYLFQKFTRHTLNSPHVDNCARVCHSPSLKGMRTTIGEGAATNPYNDIYNTEFMIVIGSNTTEAHPIISNRILDVAREHDNLAVFDVREIKLHRFAKYKAIMPHEANLLVLNMLAYVIIDEELYAEDFIAERTTGFLAFKEKILNDPYANPDYFNEIEGYEYMAKMIRKVAREYALKKSMIFWGLGITEHLDGSYAVMAITHLALMTGNIGKSGAGLMPLRGQNNVQGTCDMGMLPYYDPDYQTPKEVGLMTPQLVDEMLEGRVKAVLNMGEDLTHIHPNLNKIERAIENLELIMVQELFMTDIAQKADIVIGVKSAYEKTGVYINAMRRLHLSQPLVKSDLPDDWEVLKQLDNKMGGDAAYTSSKDIWEEVQRVAYRRFSGADYIRLERHRKRGLQWPVHTEDTPILHQLDFRTEDGLGRFHYKQYELRGMVEEIRSKKLTGYHLTTGRTIAHYNNAAQTKQTEALMDRYSEDILLVCEEDAADFPSEKVILQTEYGKTNPLTIKLTDKVKPKTLFTTFHHADSRINALFGDKCDELILTAAFKSIKVEVVPVP
- a CDS encoding YraN family protein, coding for MSRAKGTIAEEKACEFLREHDFDIIDRNVYSRYGEIDIIALKEDVLHFVEVKSATAYDSAVQNITPVKLQRFLLTVASYLKKHKLDMAYCVDGVIVTPDTVTHIENITL
- the trxA gene encoding thioredoxin translates to MAKYIEATSADFDATIAEGVTMVDFWAPWCGPCRMIAPVVEELAEDFDGKAKIVKINTDEEQDIAVKYGVRSIPTIIFFKDGQQVDMMVGAASKDAFASKINSLL
- a CDS encoding FAD-dependent oxidoreductase; its protein translation is MLDCAIIGGGPAGLTAGLYTTRGGLANVTMFEKGMPGGQITQSSEIENYPGVTGEITGMDLMMPWPEQCQRFGLKHEMVEVKRVSQKEDGTFVILKENGETEEALSVIVGTGSTPRRAGFKGEDLFFGKGVSTCATCDGFFYKGKEVAVVGGGDTALEEALYLAKLCSRVYLIHRRDRFRASPNTIERVKKTENIELIVNACVDEVVGDAMGVTGVHMIINDGTLRQLDVPGIFVFVGNDVNNQVLMQEDGTFLCDMTESGEVIVDISMRTSVPGLYAVGDMRIAAPKQVVSAAGDGAVAALQAIAFVDEKLN